The genomic DNA CAATATAAAAAATGAATACTCAACTCACAAAACAAAACTAAATGCTTACCATCCAAAACTtatcatactcttacacatatccttatcaattttacttaataatcacaaataatataatcgaaagaataatgataaaataaaatcatacccttacatatactcttacacatattctcacatttacaaaataatacataaaatagtttacatacgaacatgggagataatcttacacttacaggatgtcctacattttcggtaatccagaaatatgtagtcatcaaaacttacaggggcttgcacaacacaaagcacgtgctacccaaaaggccaaatcatacacatactagccactgctatacgtgtcccacaccttcggcgacacgcccatacaatttaagtacaccgcataggaggtgccaagcacgagattatccactcgcgacggatgtcttacaaactcccaagtcatacaaataacataaataactcaaaataaatactcaaagatcacacactcaaatatcttacatctccaaaatcatatataaatttatcaaataacctcaaaaaaactataacccaacatcaagaaacaaaataacataacaaaccactaattattgataagctcaaatttgatcagtttcaaagaatgtcaaattaATGAATAAAGATGAAGTCAACCGAAAACGTACGAAACACGAAAATCGTAGGAAATTCCGagacctttccagaatggtaaggctcgtcaaaaacgaacaagtaacgaattcagaaaacaaATAAATGCTGACTGCGGAACAGAATCAGCCCCTGATTACAattgtattttgatgtttaagatATCAAAATCACAGAATTTAGCAGCAGAATATAAACGCAAATTGTAGATATCGAAAAGAGCTTTCCAAAATGGTattgctcataatatttgaacaaatattcaatttataatgaatttatgaaattaaGCCGAACAAACAGAAATTTCAGCAATAGATTACACAAACAACAGATTTTGACATATTTACAAGCAGGATTTCAGAAAATACAAAAAACGAAAAACGAAAAACGAAGATAATCAAATTAGCTTTCCAACGAGAATAAAATCACAATCATACGATGAACAACGAATCAGATGTGAATTTAACAAGATTCAGAATATGCAATATATATACACGAATTCGAATACGAAAAGAAAGAATACAAGAAAGATATCCGTACACACGAATTCGAATTTGAAAAGAAAGAGTACAAAAAAGATGTCCGTACCTCGAGATCTTAGTAACCGAGAATGCTAATAACGATTTCAGAACCACAAATCGCAAGAACCCCAATTCCACAAATGCCAAATTCAAAACCCTCCAAAAAGTTCTTGATGTTCATCTCTATCTCCATCTATTTTCTTTTTCGCTCTCCCTCTCTCCTCTCTTCTCCGATCAAAGTAACAcaaacccttattttttttagcaaaccctaactcttccttctttctcccgttttttttttattaaaactctcactctttttttataatagacttactaatttttttaaactaatactcttaaaacaatattctgattataaatataaaaataaacttacacaaactaatttaattacaacacattgacattaataaataattaaatcaaataatccaactaaaaataattataaaatatcggGATTTTATAGTAGGTTAATTTGGGAAAATGAACACTATACACCGTAGCTTCATAAATGGATCATAAACTTTTTCTGCACTTAAATTTATTTAAGATTTCATGTTTCAATTCAAATCAGTACCTTTCAGGAAAGGAGTATGCTTTACCTGACCCGACTCCACGTATCTCATGCATTCATCAACCAAATGTCCAGCACTCCAGCTAGCTGAGGTGTAGTCCGAAAAAACAAAATCAGTCACAGTGTTAGTAAAAACGCACAAGAGAAACAAAAAATTTAATGGACTTTAACAAGCAAAGCATCGATGGAGTGAGTATAAACTATGCTAAAATATTCACTAGGCAGCCATTCAAATTGAACTACTACTAGAGGTAATAAAGACCCAGTAATTGATTAATGGTACAACACCACTTGTTTGGAGAGTGGTAGACATAATCAATGTAATTAAGTGAAATAATTGTACTTCCTCTCCTAATAAATTCCTAACTACCATCCGTATACACAAACCACTAGTACTTGTAACTCATAACTCACATGTACTTCCCAACCAAAACACACATTTCTAACAAGACAGTGTAAGAAGAAGAATAAAACAGATGTTGCAGTCTACTGACTCTACTCGCTTCCTCATGATCCGTGCAACACTCTCCATTGTCACAACCATGTTCTTGATCACCACAGCCGTTGATGCCACCACTGGGGTTCACAgtctcctcacaatacttcctGCCACCACCAAAACCTCTGATGTATGCGATGGCTCAGCAATGGATTATGATTCTGAAATAACAAGGCGCATTTTAGCACCAAAGAAGAAGTATATAAGCTATGATGCGCTCAATAAGAACACTGTACCGTGTTCTAAACGTGGAGCCTCGTATTATAATTGTAAAGCTGGAGCTGAGGCCAATCCCTACTCTCGTGGTTGCTCTGCTATTACTCGTTGTCGCCATTAATATTTTCTAAGTTTTACTACAAAATATTAGTACAAGGCTCTGTATTGTCCAAATCTTAGTTCCCTGTATCACAATCATTCGCGAATATGGATGATCATGTAATTACAGTATTTTTTTAATGTAATCACCTAGCAATAAAAATTATCAGATCCGAATACTAGCTAGTTCAATTAAAAGTAAAAAAATATTGAATTTGGAATTCTTCAATCTTTCAACCAGATAGCTtagtgcccgtttgggaaattttaaaataagtaacttatgacttaaaattaaTAAGTTACTTAGAAGTCATAAGTAGATGAACATTTATAAGTTATGTAGGTGTTTggttaattttacttataagtcaatttttttttaacttaaatgaattaaaataaataatttttaaatataattatcttaattcatgacttttaaattaacttaacatttaaaatatatgtttaaaaattaaaattaataaaaaagcgaaaaatcaaaataagttgagaaaaagtacgtcgttactaacattcaacttaccaacttataagttgaaacAACTTATAAGTTGGATCGACAAACAGTCCGAGATAAGTACTTACGGGCTTATAAGTCAGAAGTAACTTATAAGCCGGAAGTAACTTATAAGCTGGGAGACAAACAGCCCCTTAGTTTTACTTCAGCGTCGAGAAATGAAAAAAAGACGCGTCTATTCTAATCATTCAGATCGACTCTGTGATTATAACAAAAACCCAAGTACAGAATTGGCGTAAAAACAGAAACAGAAGATACAACCTCATGCTCAAGGAAAATATCCATAAGTCGGCATTTTGATTCTGCACTCAAGAACCATAGAGGCCAAAGGATGCCTGGAATTCTATTTTTAGATTCTCTCTTTCTAATATTGTATCCATATAAGTCACACTTTCTTCTACTCTGTTGCTCGATCTGTACACATTTTTTGAAGATTTCACCAAACATCAAACAAACCATCAGTATCATTACGATACTACATTATTATAAGTTGGAGAAATCGAAATCACTCTGACATGAACATACAATTTGACCCAATTCAATTACCATATTAGGATTTTGCTCCATTTGAAGAACCCCATGTTATGAACTAGAGTGATTGTTCTAACATCACTACCATAAtaattactccctccgtccctttcaattgtttactATGGTGGGATATAGGGAAGATGATGATTATCTGTCGGAAGGGGTATTAGCAAGGGGGAGCTAAAAGCATACTTAGTGGATGCTTAATACCCAGGGTCTTTGTAATGTGCTAAGATATCAGGGTATTCGAAGAAGGGTACTTAACTGGGCTATTCTGATAATGGTAAGAGGCCTGTAGAAGTAGTGTTCTAGTTAGAAACGAACTCTACAATGGGACAACAAGATGGATACGACTCCTAGCAACTTACAAGTACTTATTAACGGATTTATATGAAATATGTATGGAATATACATATATTTGATGGATAAACACAATAATATCAAAGATAAATAAGGATTAGTAATATATTAGAAGTAGGACTCTTTGAATTAAGATTAAACCTAGTTGGATAAGGCTTGAGAGCTATTATGGGCTTAGTAAAAACGTGGATAGCCCATCATGGAGGAGTCCTAAGGATATAGAACTACATATGGACTTGATTCCTAAAATATAGGATATGTAGGCCATTTGCAGAGGTTGGACATTCGTTTTCTCTACCAAAACACACGGTGGAGCTCTCGCAAGACCTATTCCGGCACCCCCCACAGCTGAGTAGGAATTACTCCGCCACCACGCTCAGAATCCTTGCAAATTCAGTCCAAACGCAGCCACAAACAGCTCCCGCTTCCGGCTGATCAGGCGTATTCAGCTTTTCACAATACGCCCGATTTCCGGCTTAAATCTCCGCGATTATTCCGTTATTCCAACAACAACTTCCCCGAATATTGTACCAAATTCCTCTCACAACATTTTTGGCGCTGGAAGGAGGGGCATTGGTGATCTTTTGAGGGGAAAGATGATTAAAAGCTCCGGTGATGAACGTACACCGGCGAACAACAAAGACAGCCTTGAAATCGAGCCCAAGGAGGTCATTAATGGATATGGATGATATCACGTGGATATGCTGGAGAGTCGATCTCCCATGAAAATAAATTCgaaaaaaaaatatatgaaaaaaTGGTGGTTAAAAGCATGGTTTATCGAGGAATAGGTGAATGGCAAATAGCCTCAACCGCATATTCTATTGCTCCGGTATACAAGTGTTTTAGCTTTGATGTAAAAGGTCCCGGATATTATGGCCTAAATATGGTCTTCGGGTTTTGATTCCATTCGAAGAGGATTGGAAATAAGGCTCAACCGGTGGCAGGCGGGAAGACTCGGAAATTGCTCAGAGCCCTAACATGAGGAAGGAAGGGCTGGAGAGAATCCTCCAGGAAATGTGCTTTTTGATGATTGACCCGAGAAATGAAGAATGGGAGAAACAACTTTAAGATATGGATGATTTCTACTACTCGAGGAAGAAATTCGGCTCGAATGAAAAGATGTAAAGGCCATATGGAGAGGCTACAATCAAATAGGCCTATGAGACAAATGGTGAAAGCCCGATTAGGGGTTTCCCCTCTATATGAAAATCCCTGGTCTACAATATTTCCCAAGTTAAATGTTGGAAAACGAAGTCTTGGGGTGTCCCGTGGTCCTTTTTACCCCGTAATTAATGTTAACAACCCCGGGATTGACAAAGATAGGAACCCTATCTCAGAAGACGGGAATAGGCTGGGATATTTTGTCCAAGTAGAAGGCCCATGGAATTATCATGATGGATCACAATGGGGAATATATGTATACCATAGACATGGCAAACCTCGATACGGGTTCTCACAGATGCGGTAAACCCCAAAATGAATATTGGCTGGAAAATGACTTTGGTAAATGTCGACGAGGGGTATGTGCCTTTTTCATAGAATGTCGGACCACCTTATAATCTAAAAATTAGAAAAAACTCTATATATGATGAAATCAGGGATGAAGTTGCGGCAGAATGGACTATTGTATCCCCATTTTTCAGGGTTATAAAGGAATCCCATATTCCCCATTTCCAGGGTTATAGAGGAATCACATATTCCCCTTCTCCAAGGTTATAAATGAATCTATTACCCAGCTTCTACAAAATAGGCATTATCCCCAAATATTATGGTGTCTCTAATCCAGAAGAATATTTCTATCACTTTAGCATATAGATGGAGGTGCATCTGGTGGAAGAAAATGCGAGGTGTAAGTTGTTGGCTACAATCCTTGATGAGAAGGCCTATCAATGGTTTGAAAAGTTTCCACTGGAGTCTATATCCCCATGGGGTAGATAAAAAGGCTATTTATGACGTGGTTTCAAGTTCTTACAACGCTGCAACCACTACCAAATTCAATGGTAGACATCTAAATAAAGGGCAGACATGAGATATTGGGGAAATACATTTCTCGATTTAGCAAGACATGAGCAAATTCAAGGGAAGCCCCAAATATGACATACCCCAAAATATTATATTTGTGCATTTAGTAAAGAGGCTCTTATAGTGAAAAATGGAGAATCTCAATTTGGAGGTTCGGTATCTTAAGATTTAAGGCCCATCAAAGTCCATCTTTACCCGAATAAGGGGTTCAACCAAATAAGGGTTTAACCACGCAGATGTTAAGGCCTACGAAAGTCCTCTTTAATATGTCTGGGGTTTCAATTGGAGTATGTGTTTACCTAGGCTAGGCGTTCAACTGGACTTGGAATTCAACTATACCAGGGGTTCAACAAGCTAGGGGTATGGTAAAAACTGGAAAACCCCAAAATTACCCTGTACTTCAGCCTATAAGAGGAGTAATTAGGTGAGCCTGAACAGTAAAAAAGATGCGAACATATTATTTATGAGAAGCAGAAAAAATCCAATGCAAAAGAGGTTGTGAACCCCCTGATTGTTGGCCAATTCTATAATATTAATAAGCCCGAAAACTAGGCTTCTATGGAAAAATGGCTTACCCATACGAGGAACCCAAACAGAGGTTCCATGATCCTAAATGATAAGTTTCAGAAGCTAGAAGCTTCCTATGTTGGAGGGGTGCAACTAGGAAAACCCCCGGGTAGAGGTTCCAAAGAATCCTAAGAAGAGGCTTCAACTGAATATGAGAGAACCCATTATGGGAGATGAAATAAGGGTCATACACTCCTAAATCTCTTTTCCTTATGCGGATGAACTATGATTTTGAATATAATCAAAACCCCCAACCCAAGGGAGTACTGAAGCTGGATTAATATGAAAATGAAGGCATATAAGGCGTATATCGAGGCTATTATATTTTCTGGTAAAACCCAACAAACATGAGAGCCTTTATGCTGAAGATGATAGAATATCATCTTAGAATTTATGAGATGGCTGTGAAGGTTGCCCATGTCAAAAGGGGCTGAAGGCATGAGAAACCCCTGAAACGGGTCTGTATGAAGGGTATATGAACATCTCCACCTGGCCTAGAAGCGTGACAGCCTCTAAAAGTTGGCTTATAGCAGAAGCCCTTGGAAGAAAATTAGCTCAATTCATTAGAGCTTCTATCAGGAGTAATGCTAATCATTTTTATGCTCATGAGGATGATGTTGCTGGCCAAATATCAGTTCTCCAACATGAGGGGTTTTTCTACTATATTCCCCTCCAATATCATAGGCCAAAATTTAGAGTTGTAGAAGCCTGTAAAAATGGGATAGACAATGAAATATCATCTGGGATCGTCTTCAATCATCGTAAGCAATAAAAAAGGTGGAAACAAATTAGGGGAAGCTTTCCCTAAGAACTGCTAGCAACCTTACCTCCATAGGGGATAGAAGAAATCTAGAATACCCCCGTAGGGAAtggaaaaaatataaaataccCTTGTAGGGGATGGAAGAAATATGGAATACCCCCACATGGGATGGAAGAAATCTGAAATATCCCGGTAGATGATGGAAGAAATATAAGATACCTCGGTAGAAGGTCTATTTCAGGGTATTGGTAAAAGCTATTTACCCTTTTCTATGAGCTAGTTGAGGCTACCCCGAATCCTGTGATGGCCAGCCTCATGTATACCTATTTATGCTTATCCTCTACGATAATGAGAAGCCTTACAAGGTTCAACTTTCGGCCACGGAGAAATTATCTTGAAGAATCGGGGGGTAGTGGATACCACGCTATTAGGGGGTAGTCCAATTTTGCGAAACCCCGGTGGAGGCCCAAAATCTTCTATTGGACAAATTTAATGAAGGTATATTTTGATTGGTAAAATCATGGAGGCCTGTATACATGAGGACGAGAAGTTCAACATATTTAGTTTTCCCCTCAATAAAAGGCCTCCTAGGTTTCTAACATTTGACCTCCGGAAGAGATACAATAATATCTATGGAAACATCAAAAAAATCTTGTATGATTTTTATGGGAAGGTGTATAGATAGTAGACATTTCTCCTACTATACCATGCTCACGTAAGCTTAGGGGTTCGAGGCGAAAGCTAGTTGAGACCGTTTGTGGAATATATAAGGTTCCTTTTGCATTTGAATGGCTACAAGGAACCGGGGGGTAGTGGATGGTATGCTGTATGCTGCCCAAGATGGTGTCTTGAAAGTGATGAATTTTCAAGAAAATTAGAATTTTCAAATAATGAATAGATTGGGGTAATGGAATTTTCATAAAACCCTTAATGTGAACTGATCGCATGGGCTGAGACCCCTAATGGAAATTGATTTTTAAAGAATTTAAGGAATCTTGGTTAGGGATTATGTACATATTGGATTTAGCTTTCATGGATTTCTCTGGATATGCTTTTGTGGATGAAATTGGCTTTCATGGATTTCTTGGGATTGACTTACACGCCACAGATTAGATTTGGCATTCATAGATTGGCTTTTACCCCATGGATCAGATCATATGTGGTTTATATATGAATTAGAATGGATAATATATGGATTATATTGGAATATATTCGGAAATCCCTAGGGATACTAGGGCTATATGGAATTTTAACTTGGCTAGGGTTTACATAAGGCTTGGAAAAGCCGAAAATATATAAAACCCGGGATGAAGTTGATTTACTTCAATCCTCTGAACCAGAAGGGCCCAAAAGATTAGGTGGAAAACCTAAGGGTATATGGTTATTTTAAGACCCTAGGGAATCTAGGTGTATGGATAACCTGGATTGGGAACAAGTGTGGATTACACTTAAAATGGATATTGGAAATGTATGGATTATATATAAGTTTGGGAAGGATCCCAATTATTTAACCTACGTGATTCCCTTTGGGTGGTAAGGTTTAATTTATGCAAgagaatatatatatttaatgGATGAGTTGGTATGGATACATAACTCCTGGTTTAGGTTCATATAGGTATGTGAACCTTATTAGATAGATTCATATGAAAATATGAATCTCTGGATAGGGTAGGATCCCTTTCCACGGGTGCATGTCGATCTCATGGAAACTGAGCTACTATGGATCCTGTGAAGTCTTGCATAAATATGGTTGGAATTATAGTGCAAGGACCTTGCATAGGGAATTGGAACTTACAAGGATGGTGTAAGTTCAGGTTCCAGTGTGAACCTTGGAATTGGAATTGAATACATGATAAGGAAGATAGTCAACGAGTATAGAGGTAACCCTATCACTTTTATATTTCACATCAGATTTTAACTATTTGACCTTTTCAGCTACATCTTGGAGGaagagtgtaacacccccaaatccggggtcagaggatttggtcgtcactataaaacctcaatccaaaataacctgtttaatcaaataataaatgccagcggaagatatttatcatttatgaccccaaactaatccaagatcttttaaggttacagttctagaaacaagatatccaaattccacaataaatttttcactttcttttaaatctcttttcaataaattccaactcaaaactaaactcactagtataacttcgaaatgaagtatactaggcccaaataaaatacaaaactataatataatataatataaacaactttacacaataaaacttacactagcccgcaaaccctggatcaaccaacttccaaaagcttcttctttgcttcctcgaattacgcagctaaacagcgcaagctaatcctcactggaggttaaatttaaaaacaggcaagtatgagcggaagaaatgctcagcaagatcattatagtaaatataaggtcgtttgatataaaaccgacatctgcattagagcagaacatttttaaaaatcgtagttgctgaatcataaaattttagttgaggaaccccataattgattccttaattgtattcaaaaccattttgatattcttgagcgacatgcttcagcaatactttgaatcttgacgagaataaaactcgtaaaacagtgtttacggaaatatcgtaaaccacaataacatgaaacaatgattatggattgaatcatacactttactcaaaactcaactcttaatattaatacttattttgttgtcatatcaaattagatatcaatacgaactttgatgctcacaacattccatactgaagtcaacatcattcatctatactaataccacctttgatatttaacaacaacgtaagtatcagcataaatcacaatctgaatcaaaaccgcactttaccattattccaaaacagaaacagttgataaatcatttattctatgaatatcaaaaatgatatgataatttagattatgatcattctccgacggacgtactatcacatgctgatcagcccgtgtgatagcacaaggtcatgattcgtagaaacgtgaccccaaaatcactagtactcaaataaaaggcataactagcctgtggcaaaatggtgtcataatatttcatatggcacttaggaatagccctccgctggaccgtccgtcccggtcacttacgcaattatgatccaatcttaaaaccttttattgaaatggggtcataataaccgacacccgaaataattttattcccccaattcttgggtatgaatattcgcaaccaaatcacttttctcaaaatcccaaaacatttataaatccaataattggataagtaaaatcacttgactattctgaacatagaatagcagagggtacttgcgtaaacagaataatttaattcagcgatatgtaaaccatttatcgattctaaactgagatagggaaaacaatacttgcatgatacgattcaaaataaagatcacttgaataataagtgatgatagaaatacttgcataatatgatttgaaataaacgtcacttgaacgataagtgaagtcagggatacttgcctttgggttttaagcagttagtcacactcgcaaaaccacatctattctgacattctgtctcaaaacatcaccgtctttcttttcaacacttcaccgatatgctgctcctgcgattgctagaagccaaatacccaataccattccatctcattctttatccaacgtcttgtcctgatcaactcgaatgatccgcatctataattaaaagatacaactttaattgtctaaatgataattacttgacgaacggcgcgtcaaaaccctatcgtctacccatacgatagcccacatataaatataacagacaaacacaggactcttaatccacacacacacataattcacatagcacataagcacataactcatgtatcacttaattcatatcacatatgactcagttcgtcaaaagggtcgactcgatatgtttaaaactgaaatcaggtcaaaatatgatttttcgatcaataatcgactgaGAATAACTtttaaaacaaacgacctttcgaaacaaaaaggatttgggtctcgaaagtatttttaatgaaagcggaatatttttctgagtctgtacgcgttcgtttcgtattaaacagacgaacggttgatttattatgaatttttgaacatttttcggaataattGCCGCCTTTGCCTTTCTCGGGTAAGCCGACGCCGGAATTCCGGCCGGCTTTGGCTTTCTTGTTGGTGTTTTGTTCTTGCTTATATACCTATGGGTGTATATAATTGCATATATGTATATCTGTGGGTATGGTTATGTTGGTTTGTGCCTTGTGATATCTGTGTTGTGCTTCTCGTTTCTTGTTTAGCTGTGCGCCGCCCTCCTTGTTCCTCCGGCGAAGAGGCGGTGGCGCGTGGAATCGGCGCGTGTGCCTGCGTTGTGTTCATTTATATTGCTGTTAATTTGCTGGGTTTAACTGTTGTGGAAATTTTTATTTTactaattgattttattaattttctgcagaaattcatTGACTgtgattcgtgaaataaaatatttttgttcaagaattatattattaatcgatgaaatttacgtaggaaacccgaaatttatcgggtacccgtaa from Apium graveolens cultivar Ventura chromosome 5, ASM990537v1, whole genome shotgun sequence includes the following:
- the LOC141661031 gene encoding protein RALF-like 22 — translated: MLQSTDSTRFLMIRATLSIVTTMFLITTAVDATTGVHSLLTILPATTKTSDVCDGSAMDYDSEITRRILAPKKKYISYDALNKNTVPCSKRGASYYNCKAGAEANPYSRGCSAITRCRH